Proteins from a single region of Campylobacter sputorum:
- a CDS encoding malic enzyme-like NAD(P)-binding protein, with amino-acid sequence MEKTLQNQALEYHLGGKVAIDVTKPCVNSKDLSLAYSPGVAEPCKEIQRDENLVYKYTSKSNLVAVISNGTAVLGLGDIGAAASKPVMEGKAVLFKKFANIDAFDIEIDERDPKKIVEICKAISVGFGGINLEDIKAPECFEIEKELQKAVNIPIMHDDQHGTAMITTAGLINALEISKKDIKNIRVVVNGSGASGIACAKMYKELGVQNIIMLDSKGVIHDGRNDLNEQKKEFAIHTDFRTLQDAMNGADMFLGLSRGGAVSKDMVKSMAKNPIIFALANPVPEIFPNEIMEVRDDAMIGTGRSDFPNQINNVLGFPYIFRGALDVHARKITSNMKMAAAKALAMLAREPVSKEILDLTKNPNLTFGKDYIIPNPFDKRVLFAVAPEVAKAAFNDGVAGINNFDEKEYLESLRINFLEKHL; translated from the coding sequence ATGGAAAAAACTTTACAAAATCAGGCTTTAGAATACCATTTAGGTGGAAAGGTGGCTATTGATGTTACAAAACCTTGCGTAAATTCAAAAGATCTCTCTCTTGCTTATAGTCCGGGTGTTGCTGAGCCTTGCAAAGAGATTCAAAGAGATGAAAATTTGGTTTATAAATATACATCAAAATCAAATTTAGTAGCTGTAATAAGCAATGGAACCGCGGTTTTAGGACTTGGAGATATAGGTGCAGCAGCAAGTAAGCCAGTAATGGAAGGAAAGGCTGTTTTATTTAAAAAATTTGCAAATATTGATGCTTTTGATATAGAAATAGACGAAAGAGATCCTAAAAAAATAGTTGAAATTTGTAAAGCTATCTCAGTTGGATTTGGTGGTATAAATTTAGAAGATATAAAAGCACCTGAATGTTTTGAGATAGAAAAAGAGCTTCAAAAAGCAGTTAATATCCCTATAATGCACGATGATCAACATGGAACTGCAATGATAACAACTGCAGGTCTTATAAATGCACTTGAAATTTCAAAAAAAGATATCAAAAATATACGAGTTGTTGTAAATGGAAGTGGTGCGTCTGGCATAGCTTGTGCAAAAATGTATAAAGAGCTTGGTGTACAAAATATAATAATGCTTGATTCAAAAGGCGTTATTCATGATGGTAGAAATGATTTAAATGAGCAAAAAAAGGAATTTGCAATTCATACAGATTTTAGAACTTTGCAAGATGCTATGAATGGTGCAGATATGTTTTTAGGACTTAGCAGAGGAGGAGCTGTTAGCAAAGACATGGTTAAATCTATGGCAAAAAATCCTATAATATTTGCACTTGCAAATCCTGTTCCTGAAATTTTTCCTAATGAAATAATGGAAGTTAGAGATGATGCTATGATTGGCACTGGAAGAAGCGATTTTCCAAATCAAATAAATAATGTTTTAGGTTTCCCATATATTTTTAGAGGAGCACTTGATGTGCATGCAAGAAAAATAACATCAAATATGAAAATGGCTGCAGCAAAAGCTCTTGCAATGCTTGCAAGAGAGCCTGTAAGTAAGGAAATTTTAGATTTAACTAAAAATCCAAATTTAACCTTTGGAAAAGATTATATCATACCAAATCCTTTTGATAAAAGAGTGCTTTTTGCTGTTGCGCCAGAGGTTGCTAAGGCTGCATTTAATGATGGTGTTGCTGGTATTAATAATTTTGATGAAAAAGAGTATTTAGAATCATTAAGAATTAACTTTTTAGAAAAACATTTATAA
- the fliY gene encoding flagellar motor switch protein FliY: MIDQFLNFFTKEVVATIEGLTGKQAVFSNKTEDNANEQTTIKPPVVVATINVSGATTAKLLLLSTPIFMTAIGEWMIGEEEITNTASLGADEIDAAKEVFSNILGAFSTTLGAQKDLPKLNFEVSKVVFLDENQALDLSSYEKSYIYEVKIDALDEHFGLVTDLVLNKLLNPNAQKSHQEKPESSVKSSFTSDEMRNINLIMDVRLPIRVRIGSKKMLLKDVLSMDIGSVIELNQLANDPLEILIGDKPIALGEVVIIDGNFGIQITEIGTKKERLEQLR; encoded by the coding sequence ATGATAGATCAATTTTTAAATTTTTTTACCAAAGAAGTAGTTGCAACCATAGAAGGGCTTACAGGAAAACAAGCTGTATTTTCAAATAAAACCGAAGATAATGCCAATGAACAAACTACAATAAAACCACCAGTAGTAGTTGCAACTATAAATGTTAGCGGTGCAACTACAGCAAAACTTCTACTTTTATCAACTCCTATTTTTATGACAGCCATTGGTGAATGGATGATAGGAGAAGAAGAAATCACAAATACTGCTTCTTTAGGAGCTGATGAGATAGATGCTGCAAAAGAAGTATTTTCAAATATATTAGGAGCATTTTCTACCACACTTGGAGCACAAAAAGATCTTCCAAAACTAAATTTTGAAGTATCAAAAGTAGTATTTTTAGATGAAAACCAAGCACTTGATCTAAGTTCGTATGAAAAATCATATATATATGAAGTGAAAATAGACGCTTTAGACGAACATTTTGGTCTTGTAACTGATCTTGTTTTAAATAAGCTTCTTAATCCAAACGCTCAAAAATCACATCAGGAAAAACCGGAATCTTCAGTTAAATCATCATTTACAAGTGATGAGATGAGAAATATAAATCTTATTATGGATGTAAGGCTTCCAATAAGAGTAAGAATTGGGTCAAAAAAAATGCTTTTAAAAGATGTTTTAAGCATGGATATAGGCTCAGTTATAGAGCTCAATCAACTAGCAAATGATCCACTTGAGATACTAATAGGCGATAAGCCAATAGCCCTTGGAGAAGTTGTTATAATAGATGGAAATTTTGGCATACAAATAACTGAAATTGGAACAAAAAAAGAGAGGCTAGAACAACTTAGATGA
- a CDS encoding P-loop NTPase, producing MINQANKLQNLVSKEQKKQKTTHFIAITSGKGGVGKSTISANLGNILANNGYKVGLFDADIGLANLDVILNVKMNKNLLNVLKGECSLSDIIIPVKKNLVLIPGDSGDEILKYNDHFLYDRFLGEVSDLDYLDFLIIDTGAGIGDHIQVFLQASDEVIVVTVPDPAAITDAYATIKVTSKIKNDLLMIINMAKDEKEAIKIFENIQKVALNNITNLNLSMLGYIQNDKNVAKSIKQRTLFTQDVPFGVSSSEIKQMASKLLYRLERKVLVDDGRRSISNFFKQLMDQF from the coding sequence ATGATAAATCAAGCAAATAAACTTCAAAACCTAGTTTCAAAAGAGCAAAAAAAACAAAAAACGACACATTTTATAGCTATAACAAGTGGAAAAGGTGGTGTTGGAAAAAGCACAATAAGTGCAAATTTAGGAAATATCCTTGCAAATAATGGGTATAAAGTTGGGCTTTTTGACGCTGATATTGGGTTAGCAAATTTAGATGTTATTCTTAATGTTAAAATGAATAAAAATTTATTAAATGTCTTAAAAGGCGAATGTTCTCTAAGCGATATTATAATTCCAGTTAAAAAAAATTTGGTTTTAATCCCTGGAGATAGTGGCGATGAAATACTAAAATACAATGATCATTTCTTATATGATAGATTTTTAGGCGAAGTTAGCGATCTTGATTATCTTGATTTTTTGATTATTGATACAGGTGCAGGTATAGGAGATCATATACAAGTTTTTTTACAAGCAAGCGATGAGGTTATAGTTGTAACAGTTCCTGATCCTGCGGCTATTACAGATGCTTATGCAACTATAAAAGTAACATCAAAAATAAAAAATGATCTTTTAATGATTATAAATATGGCAAAAGATGAAAAAGAAGCAATAAAAATATTTGAAAATATACAAAAAGTAGCACTAAACAACATTACAAATTTAAATCTTTCTATGCTTGGATACATTCAAAATGACAAAAATGTAGCAAAAAGCATAAAACAAAGAACTTTATTTACCCAAGATGTGCCATTTGGAGTTTCTAGTAGTGAAATCAAACAGATGGCATCTAAGCTTCTTTATAGATTGGAACGAAAAGTGCTTGTAGATGATGGTAGGAGAAGTATTAGTAATTTTTTTAAACAACTAATGGATCAATTTTAA
- a CDS encoding pimeloyl-ACP methyl esterase BioG family protein has protein sequence MQVKCIKNNAENKKLILIFLGYSFLPQCLNLLIANTQKKEFDLCVVYDYSNLNFDVLQDILQYKHIYLIAWSIGVWAANLVFENDKFKNINLVKKVAINGTIHGIDNERGIPKSVFKKSIDEFDFENFKRLCFLKDLDKVDFEFGKNPKNELEQIYIFSQQNNKIKYSLDIDKTIISKRDFIFPTTSYRNLTCKKEFINAPHFPFFYFKNFGEIFEI, from the coding sequence ATGCAAGTTAAATGTATAAAAAATAATGCTGAAAATAAAAAACTTATATTGATTTTTTTAGGATATTCGTTTTTACCACAATGCTTAAATTTATTAATTGCAAATACTCAAAAAAAAGAGTTTGATTTGTGCGTGGTTTATGACTATTCAAATTTAAATTTTGATGTATTGCAAGATATTTTACAATACAAACATATATATCTTATAGCTTGGTCTATCGGTGTTTGGGCTGCAAATTTGGTTTTTGAAAATGATAAATTTAAAAATATAAATTTAGTCAAAAAAGTGGCTATAAATGGAACAATCCATGGAATTGATAATGAGCGTGGTATACCAAAATCTGTATTTAAAAAAAGTATAGATGAGTTTGATTTTGAAAATTTTAAAAGACTCTGTTTTTTAAAAGATTTAGACAAAGTTGATTTTGAATTTGGTAAAAATCCTAAAAATGAGTTAGAACAAATTTATATTTTTTCGCAACAAAATAACAAAATAAAATATAGTTTAGATATCGATAAAACCATAATTTCTAAAAGAGATTTTATATTTCCAACTACTTCTTATAGAAATTTAACTTGCAAAAAAGAGTTTATAAATGCTCCGCATTTTCCATTTTTTTATTTTAAAAACTTTGGAGAAATTTTTGAAATTTGA
- the mnmA gene encoding tRNA 2-thiouridine(34) synthase MnmA, producing MKIMMAMSGGIDSSYSAKLLKDCGHEVIGCYMLLHNKPGYHEENIQKVKEVGKFLGIQTEILDLQDVFKKEVYNPFVQIYKDGKTPNPCALCNKQIKLGSLLEYAKSLGCDKLATGHYVRIEDNLLKVAKDLSKDQSYFLANIDPKALEYMLFPLGNMFKKDIKEEALKIEILNNIATSKESSEICFVEKTYIDVLKEHFNTEIPGIVKDKFGNKIGTHKGYMHYTIGKRSGFRIYGAHDPHYVIKIDSKNNEIIVGSKEDLSQNKFETTNFNAFVNLKEFIAGIKIRYRSPKINGSVKITQNGAMIKLDDPAYGIASGQLAVFYDDKDRVLGSGFIK from the coding sequence ATGAAAATTATGATGGCAATGAGCGGAGGAATAGATTCTTCGTATAGTGCAAAGCTTTTAAAAGACTGCGGGCATGAAGTTATTGGTTGTTATATGTTACTTCACAACAAACCAGGATATCATGAGGAAAATATACAAAAAGTTAAAGAAGTTGGCAAATTTCTCGGCATACAAACAGAAATTTTAGATTTGCAAGATGTTTTTAAAAAAGAGGTTTATAATCCATTTGTACAAATTTATAAAGACGGCAAAACGCCAAATCCATGTGCCCTTTGTAACAAACAGATAAAACTAGGATCACTTCTTGAGTATGCAAAGAGCTTAGGATGTGATAAACTTGCTACGGGACATTATGTAAGGATAGAAGATAATCTTTTAAAAGTTGCAAAAGATTTAAGCAAAGATCAAAGCTATTTCCTTGCAAACATAGATCCAAAAGCCTTGGAGTATATGCTTTTCCCACTTGGAAATATGTTTAAAAAAGATATAAAAGAAGAAGCGTTAAAAATAGAAATTTTAAACAACATTGCAACTAGTAAAGAAAGTAGCGAAATATGTTTTGTTGAAAAAACATATATTGATGTTTTAAAAGAGCACTTCAACACGGAAATTCCAGGAATCGTAAAAGATAAATTTGGAAATAAAATCGGGACACATAAAGGATATATGCACTATACCATAGGAAAAAGAAGCGGCTTTAGAATATATGGTGCACATGATCCACATTATGTTATAAAAATAGATTCAAAAAATAATGAAATCATAGTTGGAAGCAAGGAAGATTTATCGCAAAATAAATTTGAGACTACAAATTTCAATGCATTTGTAAATTTAAAAGAATTTATAGCAGGTATTAAAATAAGATATAGAAGTCCAAAAATAAATGGAAGCGTTAAGATAACTCAAAATGGCGCTATGATAAAACTTGATGATCCAGCATATGGTATAGCCAGTGGACAACTTGCAGTATTTTATGATGATAAAGATAGAGTTTTAGGGAGCGGATTTATAAAATAA
- a CDS encoding methyltransferase domain-containing protein → MKFEIAKNYEDFAYAQKFAAKNLINEIKKHSLYYKNIYEIGCGCGILTKFILKELDFKDIILNDIYKSDFMNGNFSTQIGDIRDIKMPSNLDLIVSSSVFQWFDKSGEFKKLIDKIYLSLNNGGIFAFCMFTSGTLYELSSFTRQGLNYKTDKEILLLLSEFKILNFINDKYIAKFDNLKQLLNHLKQTGVNNINGNFKLTKSNILELENHFQNNFSLTYKFLSVICKKA, encoded by the coding sequence TTGAAATTTGAGATAGCAAAAAACTATGAAGATTTTGCATATGCTCAAAAATTTGCAGCAAAAAATCTCATAAATGAGATAAAAAAACATTCATTATATTATAAAAATATATATGAGATAGGCTGTGGTTGCGGGATTTTAACAAAATTTATTTTAAAAGAGCTGGATTTTAAAGATATTATTTTAAATGATATTTATAAAAGTGATTTTATGAATGGAAATTTTTCAACACAAATAGGAGATATTAGAGATATTAAAATGCCTTCAAATTTAGATTTGATTGTATCAAGTTCAGTTTTTCAATGGTTTGATAAAAGTGGAGAGTTTAAAAAACTTATAGATAAAATTTATCTATCTTTAAATAATGGCGGGATATTTGCTTTTTGCATGTTTACAAGCGGAACGCTTTATGAGTTAAGTAGTTTTACAAGACAAGGACTTAATTATAAAACAGACAAAGAAATTTTATTATTATTGTCAGAGTTTAAAATTTTAAACTTTATAAATGATAAATACATTGCTAAATTTGATAATCTAAAACAGCTTTTAAATCATTTAAAACAAACCGGTGTTAATAATATAAATGGAAATTTTAAACTTACTAAAAGTAACATTTTGGAATTGGAAAATCACTTTCAAAATAATTTTTCGTTAACTTATAAATTTTTAAGTGTAATATGCAAAAAGGCATGA
- a CDS encoding RNA polymerase sigma factor FliA yields MVEKQQKKQHNAYTNAIKQEQDSLVLQYMPALRSMAFRLKERLPASIDVNDLISIGATQMIKMSRKYDKSQNDSFWGYCQKRVYGSMLDYLRSLDTVSRSNRKLIKQVEIEIDNYFNKHEQEPDDAYLAKVLNESEDKIKEARMASSICSVMPIDDQLINPEQENTEDRVIRDDLLEKIEEVLATFEKRDQLIVQLYYYEELSLAEISEILNISQSRISQIHKKLINKIKERFGA; encoded by the coding sequence ATGGTAGAAAAACAGCAAAAAAAGCAGCATAATGCTTATACAAACGCCATAAAACAAGAGCAAGATTCGCTTGTTTTACAATACATGCCTGCACTACGCTCAATGGCATTTAGACTAAAAGAAAGGCTTCCTGCTAGTATAGATGTAAATGATTTAATAAGCATTGGTGCTACACAAATGATAAAAATGTCTAGAAAGTATGATAAAAGCCAAAATGACTCATTTTGGGGATATTGTCAAAAAAGAGTATATGGCTCAATGCTAGACTATCTTAGATCACTTGATACTGTTAGTAGATCAAATAGAAAACTCATAAAACAAGTAGAAATAGAAATAGATAATTATTTTAACAAACACGAACAAGAACCAGATGATGCATATTTAGCCAAAGTTTTAAATGAAAGCGAAGATAAAATAAAAGAAGCAAGAATGGCTAGTAGTATATGCTCGGTAATGCCGATAGATGATCAGCTTATAAACCCCGAACAAGAAAATACAGAAGATAGAGTTATTAGAGATGATTTACTTGAAAAAATAGAAGAAGTTTTAGCAACTTTTGAAAAAAGAGATCAACTTATAGTTCAATTGTATTATTATGAAGAGTTATCTTTAGCTGAGATTAGTGAAATTTTAAACATTTCTCAATCAAGAATTTCTCAAATTCACAAAAAACTAATAAATAAAATAAAAGAAAGATTTGGAGCCTAG
- a CDS encoding aminotransferase class I/II-fold pyridoxal phosphate-dependent enzyme, whose protein sequence is MFDIEYAKNNDNFRELKHSQSVCKFIYLDGKKLLNLGSNDYLGIATNTTLKDEFLEISKNKDYFFGSSASRLVYTSSDEFNKLESYFEQRFCGKKATIFNTGYCANLSCISALNGKQTLFLCDKLIHASMIDALKISKAKFKRYEHNNYEMLNDLLLKNYSKFDEIIILSESVFSMDGDSADIRHLCELKKEYKNVKLYIDEAHSFFVRNELGNAHKLGLDKDIDFLLVTLGKGIGSSGAVILSNAFYKDIFVNSARSLIFSTAIPSICVAWTNFILSKDFSLIRQNLEKNIAYLGLNDSHIQPFLTYENSKTLELSKKLIQNGYFIPAIRPPTVATNTSRLRISLRGDVEKSELKMLKEILYAS, encoded by the coding sequence ATGTTTGATATAGAATATGCAAAAAATAATGATAATTTTAGAGAGTTAAAACATTCACAATCTGTTTGTAAATTTATATATCTTGATGGCAAAAAGCTTTTAAATTTAGGTTCAAATGATTATCTTGGAATTGCTACAAACACGACCTTAAAAGATGAATTTTTAGAAATTTCTAAAAATAAAGACTACTTTTTTGGAAGTAGTGCAAGTAGGCTTGTTTATACATCTAGTGATGAATTTAACAAACTAGAGAGTTATTTTGAGCAGAGATTTTGTGGGAAAAAAGCTACAATTTTTAACACCGGATATTGTGCAAATTTAAGTTGTATTTCTGCTTTAAATGGCAAACAAACGCTATTTTTATGCGATAAACTAATTCACGCAAGTATGATTGATGCACTAAAAATTTCAAAAGCAAAATTTAAAAGATATGAGCACAATAATTATGAAATGCTAAATGATTTGCTTTTAAAAAATTATTCTAAATTTGATGAAATAATAATTTTAAGTGAGTCTGTTTTTAGTATGGATGGCGATAGTGCCGATATTAGGCATTTGTGTGAGCTTAAAAAAGAGTATAAAAATGTAAAACTTTATATAGACGAGGCACACTCATTTTTTGTTAGAAATGAGCTTGGAAATGCACATAAACTCGGACTTGATAAAGATATTGACTTTTTACTTGTAACGCTTGGAAAGGGCATAGGAAGTAGCGGTGCGGTGATTTTATCAAATGCTTTTTATAAAGATATTTTTGTTAACTCAGCTAGAAGCCTTATTTTTTCTACGGCAATTCCGAGCATCTGTGTAGCTTGGACTAATTTTATACTTTCAAAAGATTTTAGTCTAATAAGACAAAATTTAGAAAAAAATATAGCTTATCTTGGGCTAAATGATAGTCATATACAGCCATTTTTAACATATGAAAACTCAAAAACGCTTGAGCTTTCAAAAAAACTTATCCAAAACGGATATTTTATACCAGCTATTCGTCCCCCTACTGTAGCAACAAATACATCTCGCTTAAGGATATCTCTTCGTGGCGATGTAGAAAAAAGCGAACTTAAAATGTTAAAAGAGATTTTGTATGCAAGTTAA
- a CDS encoding TIGR00730 family Rossman fold protein: MIENIFSEIALLDGIFEKENRYITFFGSARLQNDNIYCKKAYELAKKLANNGFSIVTGGGDGIMQAANKGAYDAGKNSIGINIQLPFEQNSNPYINKGTKLKNLPLRKYALIEHSKAFIVFPGGFGTLDELFEILCLVQTKFREDNKIYLIGIDFWSKLDEFIRDTLVENMTITPNDTNLYTIEDDTDIVFNYIINSAK, encoded by the coding sequence ATGATAGAGAATATATTTAGCGAAATTGCTTTACTAGATGGTATTTTTGAAAAAGAAAACAGATATATAACTTTTTTTGGCTCAGCAAGATTACAAAATGATAATATTTATTGCAAAAAAGCTTACGAATTAGCAAAAAAACTAGCAAATAATGGTTTTTCTATAGTAACAGGAGGCGGAGATGGTATTATGCAAGCTGCAAATAAAGGTGCTTATGATGCTGGAAAAAATAGCATTGGTATAAATATACAACTCCCATTTGAACAAAATTCAAATCCATATATAAATAAAGGCACAAAACTAAAAAATTTACCACTTAGAAAATATGCTCTTATAGAACACTCAAAAGCATTCATAGTCTTTCCAGGAGGTTTTGGAACACTAGATGAACTGTTTGAAATCTTATGCTTAGTTCAAACAAAATTTAGAGAAGACAATAAAATATATCTTATTGGTATAGATTTTTGGTCAAAACTAGATGAATTTATAAGAGATACTTTAGTTGAAAATATGACTATTACACCAAATGATACAAACTTATATACTATAGAAGATGATACAGATATAGTATTTAACTATATTATAAATTCAGCAAAATAA
- a CDS encoding YdhR family protein yields the protein MIKNIAGGIYAFNNKQNAQNYANMHIKRSKTLKLLKISSMKF from the coding sequence ATAATAAAAAATATAGCTGGCGGAATTTATGCATTTAATAACAAGCAAAACGCACAAAATTACGCTAATATGCATATAAAAAGGTCGAAAACTTTAAAGTTGCTAAAAATTTCAAGTATGAAATTCTAA
- the fliM gene encoding flagellar motor switch protein FliM translates to MADILTQEEIDALLEVVDEDTDENIDTPRRKEEQEEREIIIYDFKRPNRVSKEQLRAIKGIHDKLARNLASQISSIMRSIVEIRLHSVDQMTYGEFLMSLPSPTSFNVFSIKPLDGNCVLEINPSIAFPMIDRLLGGNGEGFEENRELTEIEINLLDAILRIIMQRLRESWSLITDIYPNIETKESSPNVVQIVSQNEIVIMLVMEIIIGNSSGMINICYPVIYLEPILSRLANRDVMLGETSAKKSRNKELKTLVGRAEVIYEAILGKAMISVNEFLNLEVGDILRLDRPADDKAIVTIDKKDVFLAQIGLHRFRKTIKIEQLIKTDKDEIKSILEEFEEERKAKALAFQNEQENDENEEYMEEEDNI, encoded by the coding sequence ATGGCTGATATACTTACACAAGAAGAAATTGATGCACTACTTGAAGTAGTAGACGAAGATACAGATGAGAATATAGATACTCCTCGTAGAAAAGAAGAGCAAGAAGAGCGAGAAATCATTATATATGATTTTAAAAGACCAAATAGAGTTAGCAAAGAACAACTTCGTGCTATAAAAGGCATTCATGACAAACTAGCTAGAAATTTAGCCTCTCAAATTTCTAGCATAATGAGAAGCATTGTAGAAATAAGACTTCACTCAGTTGATCAAATGACTTATGGAGAGTTTTTAATGTCTCTACCAAGTCCAACAAGCTTTAATGTTTTTTCTATAAAACCACTTGATGGAAATTGCGTTTTAGAGATAAATCCAAGCATTGCGTTTCCTATGATAGATAGACTTCTTGGTGGAAATGGAGAAGGCTTTGAAGAAAATAGAGAATTAACAGAGATAGAAATAAATTTACTAGATGCAATTCTTCGTATAATAATGCAAAGACTTAGAGAATCTTGGAGTTTAATAACAGATATATATCCAAATATAGAAACCAAAGAAAGCTCTCCAAATGTAGTGCAAATAGTCTCACAAAATGAGATTGTCATTATGCTTGTTATGGAGATAATTATAGGAAACTCAAGCGGAATGATAAACATATGCTATCCCGTTATATATTTAGAGCCTATCTTATCACGCCTTGCAAATAGAGATGTAATGCTTGGCGAAACTTCAGCTAAAAAAAGTAGAAATAAGGAACTAAAAACATTAGTTGGTAGAGCTGAGGTTATATATGAAGCAATCTTAGGCAAAGCTATGATAAGTGTTAATGAGTTTTTAAATTTAGAAGTTGGGGATATACTAAGACTAGATAGACCAGCTGATGATAAAGCTATAGTAACAATAGACAAAAAAGATGTTTTTTTGGCACAAATTGGACTTCACAGATTTAGAAAAACCATAAAAATAGAACAGCTCATAAAAACAGATAAAGATGAGATAAAATCCATCTTAGAAGAGTTTGAAGAAGAAAGAAAAGCAAAAGCACTAGCTTTTCAAAACGAGCAAGAAAACGATGAAAATGAAGAGTATATGGAAGAAGAGGATAATATATGA
- the flhF gene encoding flagellar biosynthesis protein FlhF, which translates to MATKFHTFTGNSPIEALRKAQEKCGDKAMLVTTKQIQPKTLNKEALFEILVSVEEDEIPQKPMQSHKKQNPYLNQANAKSNFISDTKTTKNSSDDVLLNISQATQNIKNVTTSTNEIKSVNNEHYNKQIDNVSKKVNDINDKITMIADMFWDERAGARNNLIIPPEFSSIYKAASKSGMKDEHLESIMKATIECMPTNIKTNPTAVKNFFYTFLRKMLPCRVNQKHDLKKQKIMMLVGPTGVGKTTTLAKLAARFAYIGDVRYKTGIITLDTYRIGAVEQLFQYAKLMKLPILDVIQIQDFKNAIKNLRQCDVILIDTIGSSQYDKEKLNKLDSFLKNSDADIDVTLVMSAGSKVEDMLEIYDNFSFLHIDTMIITKFDETKVFGNVFSLVYETKTPVSYFSIGQEVPDDLMEARSEFLIECVLEGFNKKDSDDKSSK; encoded by the coding sequence TTGGCTACTAAGTTTCATACATTTACTGGCAATAGTCCTATAGAAGCATTAAGAAAAGCTCAAGAAAAATGTGGTGATAAAGCTATGCTTGTTACAACCAAACAAATTCAACCAAAAACTTTAAATAAAGAAGCATTGTTTGAAATTTTAGTCAGTGTTGAAGAAGACGAAATACCACAAAAACCAATGCAATCGCATAAAAAACAAAATCCTTATTTAAATCAAGCAAATGCAAAATCAAATTTTATTTCAGATACAAAAACTACTAAAAATTCATCCGATGATGTGCTTTTAAATATATCACAAGCAACACAAAATATAAAAAATGTAACAACAAGCACAAATGAAATTAAATCTGTAAATAACGAGCATTATAATAAACAAATAGACAATGTCTCAAAAAAAGTAAATGATATAAATGATAAAATCACAATGATAGCTGATATGTTTTGGGATGAAAGAGCAGGTGCAAGAAATAATCTTATAATACCGCCTGAATTTTCTAGCATTTACAAAGCAGCAAGCAAAAGTGGCATGAAAGATGAACATCTAGAATCAATTATGAAAGCTACGATAGAATGTATGCCAACAAACATAAAAACAAATCCAACTGCTGTGAAAAATTTCTTTTACACATTTTTAAGAAAAATGTTACCTTGTAGAGTTAATCAAAAGCATGACTTAAAAAAACAAAAAATTATGATGTTAGTAGGTCCAACTGGTGTTGGAAAAACGACTACTTTAGCAAAGCTTGCAGCACGCTTTGCATATATTGGAGATGTAAGATATAAAACTGGAATTATAACACTTGATACATATAGAATTGGTGCAGTTGAGCAACTTTTTCAATATGCAAAATTGATGAAACTGCCTATTTTAGATGTTATTCAAATACAAGATTTTAAAAATGCTATAAAAAATTTAAGACAGTGTGATGTTATTTTGATAGACACAATTGGAAGTAGCCAGTATGATAAAGAAAAACTCAACAAACTCGATAGTTTTTTGAAAAATAGCGATGCAGATATAGATGTAACACTAGTTATGTCTGCTGGATCTAAAGTTGAGGATATGCTAGAAATTTATGATAATTTCTCTTTTTTACATATTGATACTATGATTATTACTAAATTTGATGAGACAAAAGTGTTTGGAAATGTATTTTCTTTGGTTTATGAAACAAAAACTCCTGTTAGTTATTTTTCTATCGGACAAGAAGTTCCAGACGATTTAATGGAAGCTAGAAGTGAATTTTTAATAGAATGTGTTTTAGAAGGTTTTAATAAAAAGGACTCTGATGATAAATCAAGCAAATAA